A stretch of the Papaver somniferum cultivar HN1 chromosome 6, ASM357369v1, whole genome shotgun sequence genome encodes the following:
- the LOC113285984 gene encoding late embryogenesis abundant protein, group 3-like → MEKILVLVVAILVSMVMIMEQSHSCYAADSIIGNAKEKVNLAADDAKVKAGEMKEAASDTMKGATDTGESWVAWAREKLNEGLGIKTDTAKETAQDMMNKAGDAASGAKDMAYDKAGPTLKMASQKAGQASDMAREKAGQASEMAQEKAGQASHIIREKAGQASGMARENAGQASEMAYEKAGQASEMAGDAANLAAGKAGEMKETMKGKMMDGKDSASQAYEDAKQNVGNMYDTAASATGSMSEKAKSSYETAKEKASQATGDLGAKMRAEL, encoded by the exons ATGGAGAAAATATTGGTGTTAGTGGTAGCGATATTAGTGTCCATGGTGATGATCATGGAACAAAGTCATAGTTGTTATGCAGCAGATTCAATAATAGGAAATGCGAAAGAGAAAGTTAACTTAGCGGCAGATGATGCAAAAGTGAAGGCAGGTGAGATGAAAGAGGCAGCATCAGATACCATGAAGGGTGCTACGGATACTGGTGAATCTTGGGTTGCCTGGGCGCGAGAAAAATTAAATGA GGGACTTGGGATCAAGACAGATACGGCCAAGGAGACTGCCCAGGATATGATGAACAAAGCAGGAGATGCAGCATCTG GAGCAAAAGATATGGCATATGATAAAGCAGGACCAACGTTGAAAATGGCTTCACAAAAAGCAGGACAAGCATCAGACATGGCTCGTGAGAAAGCGGGTCAGGCATCAGAGATGGCTCAAGAAAAAGCTGGTCAAGCATCCCATATAATTCGTGAAAAAGCTGGTCAAGCATCAGGCATGGCTCGCGAGAATGCTGGCCAAGCATCAGAAATGGCTTATGAGAAAGCTGGTCAGGCATCAGAAATGGCTGGGGATGCTGCCAATTTAGCTGCAGGAAAAGCAGGGGAAATGAAGGAAACAATGAAAGGAAAAATGATGGATGGTAAAGATTCAGCAAGTCAAGCttacgaagatgcaaaacaaaacgTAGGAAATATGTATGACACTGCCGCTTCGGCTACTGGTTCAATGAGTGAGAAAGCAAAGTCTAGTTACGAAACTGCTAAAGAAAAAGCTTCTCAAGCTACCGGTGATTTAGGTGCCAAGATGAGAGCTGAACTGTAA